The proteins below are encoded in one region of Triticum aestivum cultivar Chinese Spring chromosome 1B, IWGSC CS RefSeq v2.1, whole genome shotgun sequence:
- the LOC123095213 gene encoding uclacyanin 1-like has translation METKTLILITVAMTMLGMALGASHTVGAPHGSWDLQTNYSQWVSRIRFTTGDELKFQYSAAVHNVVEVSKTGYDSCNGSSPIATFPSGNDVVPLATVGTRYFICGVSRHCDAGMKVEVNVKSKEVRTVQRCRRRGNRRRCQSETVLSSAAAAGVDQSTVARLGLIVVAAGLTLFF, from the coding sequence ATGGAGACCAAAACTCTTATTCTGATCACCGTGGCCATGACCATGCTTGGGATGGCACTTGGTGCCAGCCACACCGTAGGCGCACCGCACGGGTCATGGGACCTTCAGACCAACTACTCTCAGTGGGTTTCGAGAATCAGATTCACCACCGGCGATGAGCTCAAGTTCCAGTACTCCGCCGCCGTGCACAACGTGGTGGAGGTGAGCAAGACGGGGTATGACTCCTGCAACGGCTCCAGCCCCATAGCGACTTTCCCGAGTGGTAATGATGTTGTTCCGCTTGCCACCGTCGGGACCCGGTATTTCATCTGCGGCGTCTCTAGGCATTGCGACGCCGGCATGAAGGTCGAGGTCAACGTCAAGTCGAAAGAAGTGCGGACTGTGCAGCGATGCCGACGGAGAGGGAACCGGCGTCGCTGCCAGTCCGAGACAGTATTAAGCTCAGCTGCGGCGGCTGGCGTCGATCAGTCCACGGTGGCCCGGCTTGGTCTGATAGTTGTTGCGGCTGGTCTTACGTTGTTCTTTTAG